A single genomic interval of Osmerus eperlanus chromosome 14, fOsmEpe2.1, whole genome shotgun sequence harbors:
- the stx3a gene encoding syntaxin-3 has product MKDRLEQLKAKSDVGGDDVEVPVENQAFMDDFFAQIEEIRGSIDKIEESVSEAKKLYSVILSAPTSDQKTQDDLESITNDLKKSANNARNKLKNIEKQLETNTEERASADLRIRKSQHAILSRKFVEVMTKYNEAQVDFREKSKGRIARQLEITGKTTTDEELEEMLEGGNAAVFTAGIMDSGMSKQALNEIEARHKDIVRLESSIKELHDMFVDIAMLVENQGGMIERIESNMDQSVGFVERAVADTKKAAKFQQEARRKQMMIMCCCVILAVILGSFVYSFFK; this is encoded by the exons ATGAAGGATCGACTGGAACAGTTGAAGGCC aaaAGTGACGTGGGTGGTGATGATGTGGAGGTCCCAGTGGAGAACCAGGCCTTCATGGATGACTTCTTTGCCCAG ATTGAGGAGATCCGTGGCAGTATTGATAAGATAGAGGAGAGTGTGTCAGAGGCCAAGAAGCTCTACTCTGTCATCCTGTCTGCTCCCACATCAGACCAGA AGACACAAGATGACTTGGAGTCGATCACTAATGACCTCAAGAAATCCGCCAACAACGCACGAAACAAACTCAAGA ACATCGAGAAGCAGCTGGAGACCAACACGGAGGAGAGGGCGTCAGCTGACTTGCGGATACGCAAGTCCCAG CATGCCATTTTGTCCAGGAAGTTTGTGGAGGTGATGACCAAGTACAACGAGGCACAGGTAGACTTCAGGGAGAAGAGTAAAGGGCGCATTGCTCGCCAGTTGGAGATCA CGGGAAAAACAACGACCGATGAGGAGTTGGAGGAGATGTTGGAAGGAGGGAACGCGGCTGTCTTCACTGCTGGG atCATGGACTCTGGGATGTCCAAGCAGGCCCTGAATGAGATTGAGGCGCGACACAAAGACATTGTCCGTCTGGAGAGCAGCATTAAGGAGCTCCACGACATGTTTGTAGACATCGCCATGCTGGTTGAGAACCAG GGTGGAATGATTGAGAGGATTGAGAGCAACATGGACCAATCAGTGGGCTTCGTAGAGCGGGCGGTGGCGGACACCAAGAAGGCTGCCAAGTTCCAACAGGAAGCTCGCAGA AAGCAAATGATGAtcatgtgttgctgtgtgatccTGGCTGTCATCCTGGGATCCTTTGTCTACAGCTTCTTCAAATAG